ACCGGGAATCTGAGGGAAACCCATTCTATACAGTAGAGTATTTGCGGTGGTTGATAGAATCCGGCACCGTCCAGATAGACGCCCGGCGACGCATCTCGGGCCTGAAGAGCGAAGCGCTCCGGGAGGACGAGCTGCCTTCCAGCGTGCGCTCACTTCTGCGAGCCAGATTTAGCGGCCTCGACGACCAGGCAAAAGAGTTCCTGAATACCGCCGCCGTCGTCGGACGCAGCTTTGATTTGTCCCTGATCTCAGCCATCGGCTTACACCGGGAAAACGATATCCTTGCCCTCGTAGAACTTCTGATGGATTCAAGTCTTATCGTTGAAGCTCCAGAAAAGAACAAGTACCACTTCTCACATGACAAGCTGCGTCAGGCGCTCTACAAGGACATCGGAAGTCTGCGGCAGAGAAACCTGCATCTGAAAGTAGCCCGGACGCTCGAAAAGTTAGGTAGCGAACCGGCGGAGCTTGCCCACCATTACGTGCGGGCGCAGGCGTGGCCCGAGGCGTTTGATCGCCTGATAGAAGCTGCTGATAAGGCAAAGGAAGGCTACGCGTGGAAGACCGCTCTTGACTACTATAGCCGGGCACTCGAGATCGTAGACAGGCTCCCGGATTCGGACAAGACGAAGTTCGGACTTCTGACGGCGCGGGAGAACCTTCTCGAACACATGGACCGCCAGGAAGAACGGGCGGCGTCGGTGCGGGAGATGTTCGAGCTTGCGCAACGCCTCGGGGACCGGACACGTCTAGCCGAAGTCCACATCCGGCGCATAGGTACGCTCATGGCCCTTCAAGATCCCGAAGGCGCCTCACGGGCAGGAGAGGAAGCGTTGAAGATCTTCCGCGAGCTCCAAGACCCGGCGGGTGAGGCTCGGGCGCACCGGGAGATAGGTTACGTCCGCTGGATGACCCGCGACTACGCAGGCGCGCTGGAGGCTAACCTCCGGTCGCTCTGGCTTCACCGCGAACTCGGCTACCGAAAGGGCGAGGCCGGAGACGCCGGGAATATAGCCCACGCCTACCGGGGCCTGGGCGACTTCGACAGCGCCCTCCGCTGGAATGAAGAGGCAGTCCGCATAGACAGCGAACTTGGGGACAAGCTGGGTGAGTCCTTCCGGCTGAACAGCGTCGCAAGCATCCACCGAGAGCGCGGAAACCTCAAGGCCGCGCTTTCCCTGCACGTGAAAAGCCTGTCGCTGCTCAAAGAACTCGGCGCGAAGAACCTGATGGCCACCCAACACATCAACTGCGGCAGAGTGCAGTTGAGCCTCGGCGCTCCGGAAGGCGCCCTCGAACACTTCCGCGCCGCCGCCCGCCTCGGTCGGGAGACGGGGTACGCTCGGGATGAGGGGTACGCTCTTGTAGGCGTCGGCGTCTGTCTGGAGCAGTCCGGAGCCTCAAAAGAAGCGGAGAAAACCTACCGGCAGGCTATAAACCTTTTACATACCAGCTACGAATTGTCCGAAGCGGCGGATAGTTCTTCCGGCAAGGCGGACGCTCTGGCTCTCCTCGCAAAGATCCTCCACCGCTCGCTCTACCGGCCCGGAGAAGCGCTTGACGCTTACGAAGAGGCAGCCGGGATCTACCGCCGCCTGAATGAAACCGCAAAGCTCCGTAAGCTCCTCATGGGCCTCGCCGGATTGCGCTGGCAAATCCGAGACTTCTCAGGCTCCGCCGAGGTTTACAATGAGGCCCTCGAACTGGCCCGCGCTCAATCCGAAGCGGCGCCTGAAGCCGCCGCCCTCGCCAGCCTCAGCGTTGTCTACCGTGAGGCAGGCGACCTCAGGCGATCCCTGCGGGCCGGCAAAGACGCCCTCGGGCTACTTCGAGAACTGGAAGACCTGCAGGCCGAAGCTTACGTTCAGAGCAGCCTGGCCGAGAGTTACCGAAAGCTCGGACACTATCCGAGCGCCCTCTCATGCCTCAAACGTTCGCTGCGGCTCAGGCAGAGGGTCGGCGACGCCGAAGGCGAGGTCAGGGTCCTCCATGATATGGCCAGAGTCAGTGAACCCCTCGAAGAAGCGGCATCAAAGAAAGGACTGGAGAAAGCACCGTCGCAGACGCGAACCGCTCAACAAAAAGCTCTTCGAAGGTGAAACAGTAACGTACAGGCACTTCAAGTAAAAAGGAGAAAGATGCCCAAGTACATTCTAGTCAGGACGGTCGGAGAAGTCTCCGAAAAAGAGATCGAAGCCGCCGCAGTAAGATCTCTGGCAACTCTGGACGAGATGACGGGGGTGCGCTGGATCCGCTCTTATTACTCTGCCGAGGAGGGCAAACTCTACTGCGAGTATGAAGCCCCCAGCGTAGACCTCGTCTACGAACACGCCCGAAAAGCACAGCTCCCCCTCGACCACTGCTCAGTGGTCAGGGAACTCGAACCCGCCATGTTCAGATAACCCGGACCTGCTTTGTCCATACTAACGGCTTTTGTAGTGGCGCAGCATGCTGC
This sequence is a window from Rubrobacter indicoceani. Protein-coding genes within it:
- a CDS encoding tetratricopeptide repeat protein produces the protein MRIKLFGEFRVWRSGEIVGNEKWDRQKTRSLLKLLLTCPGRVFSRDEILEALWTDSSPASAERSLRVTVSLLRRALEPNLEHGPGSRYIISQRPGYMFDRESACEVDTWEFEKHLKNAEEARKAANHDEAIRMYRLALDLLQGEFLAEEKYEDWAFTAREDWRKRHLVALSELSECLAQKGRYTEAIESCERAMALDRYREDLRRRLILYHYCAGEQTLALRAYRCYARRLKEELGASPSPELEKLKDQVEAREVPGVDGSRRYPKPRHPLKLPYSLSRTHFVGRDREYALLVERLGEAGEGSGGAVAVEGEAGVGKTRLVEEFLGYARTRGVRVLSGRCYEQELSSPLEPILDALGPPSVVDKKASELLWATGLHENSVRLYRTLTQRLIHESSTSGLVLFVDDVQWADAATLDFLTYAARRLSGERVLLVMTYRREEAPALAGWIQHLADRRSVKILNLERLSYDNTLELLSRLSSRSFDGLRSMADFLYRESEGNPFYTVEYLRWLIESGTVQIDARRRISGLKSEALREDELPSSVRSLLRARFSGLDDQAKEFLNTAAVVGRSFDLSLISAIGLHRENDILALVELLMDSSLIVEAPEKNKYHFSHDKLRQALYKDIGSLRQRNLHLKVARTLEKLGSEPAELAHHYVRAQAWPEAFDRLIEAADKAKEGYAWKTALDYYSRALEIVDRLPDSDKTKFGLLTARENLLEHMDRQEERAASVREMFELAQRLGDRTRLAEVHIRRIGTLMALQDPEGASRAGEEALKIFRELQDPAGEARAHREIGYVRWMTRDYAGALEANLRSLWLHRELGYRKGEAGDAGNIAHAYRGLGDFDSALRWNEEAVRIDSELGDKLGESFRLNSVASIHRERGNLKAALSLHVKSLSLLKELGAKNLMATQHINCGRVQLSLGAPEGALEHFRAAARLGRETGYARDEGYALVGVGVCLEQSGASKEAEKTYRQAINLLHTSYELSEAADSSSGKADALALLAKILHRSLYRPGEALDAYEEAAGIYRRLNETAKLRKLLMGLAGLRWQIRDFSGSAEVYNEALELARAQSEAAPEAAALASLSVVYREAGDLRRSLRAGKDALGLLRELEDLQAEAYVQSSLAESYRKLGHYPSALSCLKRSLRLRQRVGDAEGEVRVLHDMARVSEPLEEAASKKGLEKAPSQTRTAQQKALRR
- a CDS encoding DUF4242 domain-containing protein, translated to MPKYILVRTVGEVSEKEIEAAAVRSLATLDEMTGVRWIRSYYSAEEGKLYCEYEAPSVDLVYEHARKAQLPLDHCSVVRELEPAMFR